The following proteins are encoded in a genomic region of Cryptomeria japonica chromosome 11, Sugi_1.0, whole genome shotgun sequence:
- the LOC131860286 gene encoding ethylene-responsive transcription factor 12-like has protein sequence MCSLQAKATAEATTTKSHYRGVRKRSEGLFSAVINDPSKGRRVWLGTFSSDIEAAHAYDRAAIAIKGCRAKTNFPLSGYQIPESLKEVHVPSSVNSNKMVKAASRPWTHAYLNKTFNVGTSSSPSILQDMSPQELRRQQQSAAFKMTNQPRCNESEGDGGVGEIHEGCKVSSNPCNSSDPSSSAVTECRDSPTMGVLDLNLPPPVEEDECDYSPKTLWLLK, from the coding sequence ATGTGTTCCCTGCAAGCCAAAGCCACTGCCGAGGCGACCACCACAAAGAGTCATTACAGAGGAGTAAGAAAAAGATCTGAGGGCCTATTCTCTGCGGTGATTAATGACCCGTCCAAGGGACGTCGCGTATGGCTGGGCACTTTCAGTTCTGATATTGAGGCGGCTCATGCATATGACCGGGCCGCCATAGCAATAAAAGGCTGTAGGGCCAAAACCAATTTCCCACTTTCCGGTTACCAAATTCCTGAGTCGCTTAAAGAAGTCCATGTTCCGTCATCGGTTAACTCCAACAAGATGGTCAAAGCTGCCAGTCGGCCATGGACCCATGCCTATCTTAACAAAACCTTCAATGTGGgcacttcttcttcaccttctatTTTGCAGGACATGTCTCCACAGGAGCTTCGGAGGCAACAGCAATCGGCTGCGTTTAAGATGACAAATCAGCCCAGATGCAATGAGAGTGAAGGTGATGGAGGAGTGGGAGAAATCCATGAGGGCTGTAAAGTGAGCTCCAATCCATGCAATAGTAGCGATCCATCTTCCTCCGCCGTCACAGAATGCAGAGATTCTCCAACAATGGGTGTTTTGGATTTGAACCTTCCTCCGCCGGTTGAAGAAGATGAATGTGATTATTCTCCCAAAACGCTTTGGCTGCTCAAGTGA
- the LOC131047100 gene encoding ethylene-responsive transcription factor 11-like, with protein sequence MASKQAHESPEPVRYIGVRKRPWGKFTAEIRSFALKRRLWLGTFDTDLEAALAYDKAARALRGKKAKTNFPTPGEIESTATTTEAHSFKRPAPTPWTHSYLRRPTNVGDSPSSTSSVITDNGSFQTKPNCHKLTLDLNVSPPDEEEEEEEEEGARPDADHPQKTRWLLDSI encoded by the coding sequence ATGGCCTCCAAACAAGCCCATGAGTCTCCGGAGCCAGTTCGCTACATTGGAGTAAGAAAGCGGCCATGGGGAAAGTTTACAGCAGAAATCAGGAGCTTCGCACTGAAACGGCGCCTGTGGCTGGGAACTTTTGATACAGATCTGGAGGCAGCCCTTGCTTATGACAAGGCTGCCAGAGCTCTGAGAGGCAAAAAGGCCAAAACCAATTTCCCCACTCCTGGGGAAATCGAAAGCACCGCCACAACAACCGAAGCTCACTCGTTTAAGAGACCAGCCCCTACGCCATGGACCCATAGTTATCTGAGAAGGCCCACCAATGTGGGTGATAGCCCTTCTTCGACTTCATCTGTCATAACGGATAATGGGTCATTTCAGACAAAACCCAACTGTCATAAGTTAACCCTAGATTTGAATGTTTCTCCtcctgatgaagaagaagaagaagaagaagaagaaggcgcTCGCCCTGATGCTGACCACCCACAGAAGACGCGTTGGCTCCTCGACTCCATATGA